In the genome of Penaeus monodon isolate SGIC_2016 chromosome 30, NSTDA_Pmon_1, whole genome shotgun sequence, the window TTATGATGCTTATTGAAACTTGTTAATGACATATTCTCTGACAGACCAAAACTTGCAGTGGTTAAATATCACAATATTGAACCTACTAGCTCCAAAGTTGTGAGACAGAAGCCTTATCCTATACCTATGAGGTTAGTGGATGCTGTTAAGCGAGAAGTCAAGGATACTATCGGAAAATCAATATGATTACAAAAATTGATGCTGAACCAATGTGTGATCAAAGAGCTATTTTCTCCAGACTTACTGAATCGAAGTTCTTTAGCAAACTCGACTtaacgaaagttttttttccagataCCTTTACACCCTGAGAGTCGAGAGATCACTGCTTTTAACAATCCAGCAGGTCTGTATCAGTTTAGGGTACTTCCATTCGGACTATCGAACTCACCAGCTGTATTCAACAGGGTTATGAGGCGTGTTGCAAGGTATTAGGGGAGTGGAAGCATTCATTGACGATATTCTGGTTCACTCTTCTACGTACGAGGAGCATCTGAAGGTCCTTGAGGAGGTATTTCAGCAGTTAAAGAACGCAAATATGACCGTTAGGCCAAGTAAGTGTGAAATTGGATTTAAGGAATTTCAGTATCTTGGCCATACTTTGGGTGATGGGAGGTGTAGCTCTCAGAACGACAAAATTAAGAAGATAAAAGATGCACCGCGACCCACAACTAAGAAGCAAGTACGGTCTTTCTTAGGGCTAACTGGATATTACCGTAGCTTTGTGCCTAACTTCGCAGTGTTAGCTCTCCCACTCTTTGATCTGTTGAAGAAACACGCCCCGAATAAGATTCGCTGGGGAGATGAACAGGAGGTTGCTTTTAATTCACTTAAGAAATTATTATGTAAACCACATGCCTCTGGAGAGTCCAATAACGCGAACGCTCGTTTGATGCGCCGGGCGATGTATCTGCAGCAGTTCAACTTCGCCATCCGCTACATAAGGGAGCGCAAATGTCGATGCagattttctctctcgtctcgtggAGAACGACTGGCAGGAGTCGGAGGAATGCACAGCAATCGGTCGGCGTCAGAGAGCGCACCTGAGTGACTAAGCGTGCGAGCCTGTGATAAAAGCCGTTGCAAGTGCCGgggtattgaaaagaaaaaaaatactaatcaatCTAGAAACAGTTTTTAACGAGAGCCATTTTATTTCATAAGTTACTTTTGCATAAGTTCGAAATAGTAAATTCTTATGTACATTTTAGTTTATCATTTGTTACACGATCAAATATACTGAATTTAAATAGGTAAAGTTTTCTTAAGATTTACAGAAATTTTCTCCTTCAGAGTAAAATTTATTTTCGGAGGGGGCGAANNNNNNNNNNNNNNNNNNNNNNNNNNNNNNNNNNNNNNNNNNNNNNNNNNNNNNNNNNNNNNNNNNNNNNNNNNNNNNNNNNNNNNNNNNNNNNTAGGTAAGAGAATAAGGCATTTATCACCAGCCTTGAACTGAAGTACCTTTGTTTTCCTGTCGTAGTATGCCTTCTGTATTTCCTGAGCTTTCAGCAACTTTTGCTTAGCTAGTTCGCGAGTAGACTGGAGACGATTTACCAGGTCAATGACATAAGTATACGTTTGTCTTAACTTCTGTATCTGCTTCATTTTCGTCCCACAGCTCCCGCAATATTTGAAGAGGTCTCTTACTGCTCTACCATAGAAAAGTTCAAAGGGTGAGAACTTTAAAGAAACTTGAGGGATTTCCCTGTAAGCAAAGAGAAGTGCAACATAGCGTGGCCACTCCTTCGGCTGCTTTGCTGCCATTCtcttgagcattttttttttttttttgagtcacatTAAACCTCTCACAAAGACCATTACACATTGGATGATATGGTGTCGTTTTTAGTCCTTTTACCAACAATAATCTAAGCACTTCCTCCATCATTGCAGAGGGAACTGTGTCCCTCTATCACTTAAAATTTGCCCGGGAATACCGATCCTGCAGAAGATTTCCACCATGGCTTCGGCGACAGTGACAGAATCTATATTTTTGAGCGGCACTGCTTCTGGCCACCTCATGCTGAAATCCACGAGTGTGAGAATGTACTTACATCCATCATTCGCTCTCGCATGGTTTAGTCCGACGATGTCCACGGCGACTCTCTCGAAAGGTTCGGAGATCAGCGGCATAGGTTTCAGTGGTACAGGTTTCACACGTCCGCGGCCACTAGTCTTTTGACAAATTGGGTTAACCATCACGGCTACTGTAATCTTCCCTGTAAAGAACGGACTGTCTACGTGTATGGTTGCCTCTGGAACATTAACTAGTGGTCTGTCAATCATTCTAACATTTATCCTCCTCCCAGTGTATTGATGTGGTAGGACATAACTTTGCTTTACAACACACCCCGACGAACCGTTCTCTCTGAGAACACTTACCGAAACACCACCTACTTGCCCTGACTTAACGAGGAGAGACCTCTGCTTACCAGGATTCGTGGAGGGAGCAGATAGTCAAATGCTGTGCACGTAGGGCGTTTGTTGTCTAGCTTCTGACGTCTCCGGAGGCTGGGGTGTTGGGTTTTCCTCACTCATACAGGCGGTAATCATGAGTTTCTTGACTCACCATTCGCCAAGGATGCTTCCGCTGTTGCTGTGGTGGTACACGCTGCTGTGCTTTCGACTGCAGATGCTGTTTCTTGTGATTAGTGGGATGAACCTTCTGTTGCTGCTGCGAAGGTAGTTCTTGCTTTCCCCTCTGTTGCTGACCCAGTGAAATGGCCGGCTTTTTCCACTGCCTACAAGTGTGATACCCAAAGGCAGAAAAATGGGCATCCGCCTTATCAGCCATTTGCTCTGCAGTCTTGATCTTGTGGATCTTAAACTGTGCAACAAGATCCTGGGGACACGACTTTTCTAGCTGAAATCGTAACACTAAATCCCTAATACCTTCCTTTGTGTCCGGCGTCCAATCCTTTTCCAGCCACTGGTCAAGGTAGCCTGACAAACGAACCAGGAACTGAGTGGCAGTCTCTCGGTCTTGCATCATTGCACGATTAAATTAAAGCTTTGCGTCATCGACCGTCAGCCCGTACACCCTCATCAATGTCGACTTCATCGAACAATACGTCTTGTCACTCGCGTCGAGGCGACGGAGGATTTCTAAGGGTTTCCCATCAAACAAACTTTGGAAATGAAGCTTCTTCGTGGCTTCGTCGAACTGATATAAATCGGCAAAATCTTCAAACCGGTGAATATATGGTTCGAATGGCTCACCTTCTTTAAATGCAGGTAACCGGATGCGCGGCAAAGTGGATGCCTGGGCAGGGGAGCCACCAATCGTCCCCGTCTGCACGCGAGCCATTTCCAGCTGATGCCGGcgaatcctctcctcttcctctatcttcagcTGCTGCAATCTCAGCTCGTGCTCACGCTGTCTGTCCCGctcttctcgtttctccttctcACGTTCACGCTGCCTCGCTCGTTCTTCTCGCTCCTCAGCCTGACGTTTACTCATGTAATCTACAATAGCTATCGGGTCCTCAAAGCCCCATCAACTTAGCCTCTTCTACATAATCTCCTGCAGACATATTGatggagaaaattttaaagatacaCGTAAATGAATGATCACAACACTTAACGATAGATCCACAATCAGTTAAGGGCACTCTCTCTTCACATCTGTTACTCCCAGTGTCAAGTCCCTGTTCGGGCGCCACTTCGTCAAATTCTTATCAGAGTCTGTTCTTTATTATCAAGAGTTATGTTtgtcttaattcatttattttcttttatacattaaNNNNNNNNNNNNNNNNNNNNNNNNNNNNNNNNNNNNNNNNNNNNNNNNNTTAAATTAGTTTATCTTCACTGATTNNNNNNNNNNNNNNNNNNNNNNNNNNNNNNNNNNNNNNNNNNNNNNNNNNNNNNNNNNNNNNNNNNNNNNNNNNNNNNNNNNNNNNNNNNNNNNNNNNNNNNNNNNNNNNNNNNNNNNNNNNNNNNNNNNNNNNNNNNNNNNNNNNNNNNNNNNNNNNNNNNNNNNNNNNNNNNNNNNNNNNNNNNNNNNNNNNNNNNNNNNNNNNNNNNNNNNNNNNNNNNNNNNNNNNNNNNNNNNNNNNNNNNNNNNNNNNATTTTTTTCTAAGAATTGTGTAAGAAGCAGAGGCTAGGAGGACGAGTGATGACAGCGATGCGGCTAcaggtcgccggtcagcagtattttttccaaattttagtcTNNNNNNNNNNNNNNNNNNNNNNNNNNNNNNNNNNNNNNNNNNNNNNNNNNNNNNNNNNNNNNNNNNNNNNNNNNNNNNNNNNNNNNNNNNNNNNNNNNNNNNNNNNNNNNNNNNNNNNNNNNNNNNNNNNNNNNNNNNNNNNNNNNNNNNNNNNNNNNNNNNNNNNNNNNNNNNNNNNNNNNNNNNNNNNNNNNNNNNNNNNNNNNNNNNNNNNNNNNNNNNNNNNNNNNNNNNNNNNNNNNNNNNNNNNNNNNNNNNNNNNNNNNNNNNNNNNNNNNNNNNNNNNNNNNNNNNNNNNNNNNNNNNNNNNNNNNNNNNNNNNNNNNNNNNNNNNNNNNNNNNNNNNNNNNNNNNNNNNNNNNNNNNNNNNNNNNNNNNNNNNNNNNNNNNNNNNNNNNNNNNNNNNNNNNNNNNNNNNNNNCACACACTTATCTGCANNNNNNNNNNNNNNNNNNNNNNNNNNNNNNNNNNNNNNNNNNNNNNNNNNNNNNNNNNNNNNNNNNNNNNNNNNNNNNNNNNNNNNNNNNNNNNNNNNNNNNNNNNCCTGAAAGTAAAGTATTTTGGGAAAGAACCAACCTGCGAAGCTGGGGAATGCTGAATCTCCGGAGAAAGTGGATGGGAGGCTGCCAATATCTGAGGAGGCGCTGGTAGCAATAGTACAAGGGATGCAATTGATAAAGGTATCGGCGTAATGTCGATCTTTTATGATCTCTACTGTGAGAGTGATAGGAGGCAGCCCAGAACAATTCCGTGTGTTTTGTCTTCATATTACTCCATGGCGTTACTGCtgctattcattttcttattttccttcctgaTATTGTTTCCCTCACTGTttaattcctttccttttctagcaCAGACTTCTACCCTCCATCTTtacagggggtggggtggggaggggggcgcaGGAACCAATCTTTCGATGACTAATTGCAGAatcttttcatctcctttattacatttttctttccggATGGCCAGATATATACATCACTCTCTTGGGCAAGACGCCAGGTAAATGCTCGGGCCCTTCGCTCTCCATTTGGACCAATTTGCCCAGAAAATCTATCGTGTGTTCGACCTAATCGGTGAAAATTCTGGGTTCGAGATTTTCCTTCCTGAGATGAGGGGATTGGAGGAAGGGATTAGGGAGGGGAACGGcaggaggggatgaagagaaagtGCTAGATAAGATGCGGTTTGGATGTCTCTATTTCTGTgaaatatatccttttctttatatttagtaACTACGAGACTGGGGCATGTTTCtccttttatgtaatttttacttatttatgctACATTATTTCACTTTAGGTACTTTTTAGTTTCATAATCACAGCTAGGGCCTCATTATTATCGCAGCGAGACGACCCTTATTGTTGGTATAAAATTTCGGAAATTGTGTTCGTTGTGGGAATGTAGGATAAATGCAAGGTGTCAGGGTATAGATACAGCTAAGATTTTGTCAAAGAATATTCATAcaaatacgtatttatatacataatatctgtcCATTCNNNNNNNNNNNNNNNNNNNNNNNNNNNNNNNNNNNNNNNNNNNNNNNNNNNNNNNNNGTATTATTAGAGTAGCGCACTATAATGTAAGGAATTGCTGCAATGTTAATTGCTCACGGTGGTCGTTACTACTGACAAGCTAGTGATCGtcataacacccccacccccccccgtcaACGTNNNNNNNNNNNNNNNNNNNNNNNNNNNNNNNNNNNNNNNNNNNNNNNNNNNNNNNNNNNNNNNNNNNNNNNNNNNNNNNNNNNNNNNNNNNNNNNNNNNNNNNNNNNNNNNNNNNNNNNNNNNNNNNNNNNNNNNNNNNNNNNNNNNNNNNNNNNNNNNNNNNNNNNNNNNNNNNNNNNNNNNNNNNNNNNNNNNNNNNNNNNNNNNNNNNNNNNNNNNNNNNNNNNNNNNNNNNNNNNNNNNNNNNNNNNNNNNNNNNNNNNNNNNNNNNNNNNNNNNNNNNNNNNNNNNNNNNNNNNNNNNNNNNNNNNNNNNNNNNNNNNNNNNNNNNNNNNNTTTATTACAGNNNNNNNNNNNNNNNNNNNNNNNNNNNNNNNNNNNNNNNNNNNNNNNNNNNNNNNNNNNNNNNNNNNNNNNNNNNNNNNNNNNNNNNNNNNNNNNNNNNNNNNNNNNNNNNNNNNNNNNNNNNNNNNNNNNNNNNNNNNNNNNNNNNNNNNNNNNNNNNNNNNNNNNNNNNNNNNNNNNNNNNNNNNNNNNNNNNNNNNNNNNNNNNNNNNNNNNNNNNNNNNNNNNNNNNNNNNNNNNNNNNNNNNNNNNNNNNNNNNNNNNNNNNNNNNNNNNNNNNNNNNNNNNNNNNNNNNNNNNNNNNNNNNNNNNNNNNNNNNNNNNNNNNNNNNNNNNNNNNNNNNNNNNNNNNNNNNNNNNNNNNNNNNNNNNNNNNNNNNNNNNCGACAACCGTTGAAATCCCTCGAAACGAAACAAAATCAAATGTGCATGACAAAatcatttaaacaaaaaacattttgtttcAGAGTTCACGAAGCCAAATTTTCGTATGACGGTGTTACCCCTCGACCACAAAGATCTACTTCCTCtcataatattatgatcatcCGAAAACTCCTGATTGATAATGATTCAACATACCCTAGCCTTTCGCCAGTCAAGTAGATAGAAGTGAGATTCAGATTTCTCCTGGATGCAGTACACATGGCATGTTTGCCATGTGTATTGCACAAATGTTGATAACTGTTTCGTTATGActgtatttatgtaaattatcACTTGCAAAAGTGTTCCAGACCTCTAACACATCACTGACAGCGGCAGAACTAGGTCTAACTACTTCGTTACTTCAATAATATCGTTAGTTATCATCCCAATTTagattaaaatgaaataactatAAGTCCGCAGTCACAATGAATATGATTTCACTCACGGGAAACATGAAATAAGACTTCAGTCANNNNNNNNNNNNNNNNNNNNNNNNNNNNNNNNNNNNNNNNNNNNNNNNNNNNNNNNNNNNNNNNNNNNNNNNNNNNNNNNNNNNNNNNNNNNNNNNNNNNNNNNNNNNNNNNNNNNNNNNNNNNNNNNNNNNNNNNNNNNNNNNNNNNNNNNNNNNNNNNNNNNNNNNNNNNNNNNNNNNNNNNNNNNNNNNNNNNNNNNNNNNNNNNNNNNNNNNNNNNNNNNNNNNNNNNNNNNNNNNNNNNNNNNNNNNNNNNNNNNNNNNNNNNNNNNNNNNNNNNNNNNNNNNNNNNNNNNNNNNNNNNNNNNNNNNNNNNNNNNNNNNNNNNNNNNNNNNNNNNNNNNNNNNNNNNNNNNNNNNNNNNNNNNNNNNNNNNNNNNNNNNNNNNNNNNNNNNNNNNNNNNNNNNNNNNNNNNNNNNNNNNNNNNNNNNNNNNNNNNNNNNNNNNNNNNNNNNNNNNNNNNNNNNNNNNNNNNNNNNNNNNNNNNNNNNNNNNNNNNNNNNNNNNNNNNNNNNNNNNNNNNNNNNNNNNNNNNNNNNNNNNNNNNNNNNNNNNNNNNNNNNNNNNNNNNNNNNNNNNNNNNNNNNNNNNNNNNNNNNNNNNNNNNNNNNNNNNNNNNNNNNNNNNNNNNNNNNNNNNNNNNNNNNNNNNNNNNNNNNNNNNNNNNNNNNNNNNNNNNNNNNNNNNNNNNNNNNNNNNNNNNNNNNNNNNNNNNNNNNNNNNNNNNNNNNNNNNNNNNNNNNNNNNNNNNNNNNNNNNNNNNNNNNNNNNNNNNNNNNNNNNNNNNNNNNNNNNNNNNNNNNNNNNNNNNNNNNNNNNNNNNNNNNNNNNNNNNNNNNNNNNNNNNNNNNNNNNNNNNNNNNNNNNNNNNNNNNNNNNNNNNNNNNNNNNNNNNNNNNNNNNNNNNNNNNNNNNNNNNNNNNNNNNNNNNNNNNNNNNNNNNNNNNNNNNNNNNNNNNNNNNNNNNNNNNNNNNNNNNNNNNNNNNNNNNNNNNNNNNNNNNNNNNNNNNNNNNNNNNNNNNNNNNNNNNNNNNNNNNNNNNNNNNNNNNNNNNNNNNNNNNNNNNNNNNNNNNNNNNNNNNNNNNNNNNNNNNNNNNNNNNNNNNNNNNNNNNNNNNNNNNNNNNNNNNNNNNNNNNNNNNNNNNNNNNNNNNNNNNNNNNNNNNNNNNNNNNNNNNNNNNNNNNNNNNNNNNNNNNNNNNNNNNNNNNNNNNNNNNNNNNNNNNNNNNNNNNNNNNNNNNNNNNNNNNNNNNNNNNNNNNNNNNNNNNNNNNNNNNNNNNNNNNNNNNNNNNNNNNNNNNNNNNNNNNNNNNNNNNNNNNNNNNNNNNNNNNNNNNNNNNNNNNNNNNNNNNNNNNNNNNNNNNNNNNNNNNNNNNNNNNNNNNNNNNNNNNNNNNNNNNNNNNNNNNNNNNNNNNNNNNNNNNNNNNNNNNNNNNNNNNNNNNNNNNNNNNNNNNNNNNNNNNNNNNNNNNNNNNNNNNNNNNNNNNNNNNNNNNNNNNNNNNNNNNNNNNNNNNNNNNNNNNNNNNNNNNNNNNNNNNNNNNNNNNNNNNNNNNNNNNNNNNNNNNNNNNNNNNNNNNNNNNNNNNNNNNNNNNNNNNNNNNNNNNNNNNNNNNNNNNNNNNNNNNNNNNNNNNNNNNNNNNNNNNNNNNNNNNNNNNNNNNNNNNNNNNNNNNNNNNNNNNNNNNNNNNNNNNNNNNNNNNNNNNNNNNNNNNNNNNNNNNNNNNNNNNNNNNNNNNNNNNNNNNNNNNNNNNNNNNNNNNNNNNNNNNNNNNNNNNNNNNNNNNNNNNNNNNNNNNNNNNNNNNNNNNNNNNNNNNNNNNNNNNNNNNNNNNNNNNNNNNNNNNNNNNNNNNNNNNNNNNNNNNNNNNNNNNNNNNNNNNNNNNNNNNNNNNNNNNNNNNNNNNNNTTCNNNNNNNNNNNNNNNNNNNNNNNNNNNNNNNNNNNNNNNNNNNNNNNNNNNNNNNNNNNNNNNNNNNNNNNNNNNNNNNNNNNNNNNNNNNNNNNNNNNNACCACATAAAAGNNNNNNNNNNNNNNNNNNNNNNNNNNNNNNNNNNNNNNNNNNNNNNNNNNNNNNNNNNNNNNNNNNNNNNNNNNNNNNNNNNNNNNNNNNNNNNNNNNNNNNNNNNNNNNNNNNNNNNNNNNNNNNNNNNNNNNNNNNNNNNNNNNNNNNNNNNNNNNNNNNNNNNNNNNNNNNNNNNNNNNNNNNNNNNNNNNNNNNNNNNNNNNNNNNNNNNNNNNNNNNNNNNNNNNNNNNNNNNNNNNNNNNNNNNNNNNNNNNNNNNNNNNNNNNNNNNNNNNNNNNNNNNNNNNNNNNNNNNNNNNNNNNNNNNNNNNNNNNNNNNNNNNNNNNNNNNNNNNNNNNNNNNNNNNNNNNNNNNNNNNNNNNNNNNNNNNNNNNNNNNNNNNNNNNNNNNNNNNNNNNNNNNNNNNNNNNNNNNNNNNNNNNNNNNNNNNNNNNNNNNNNNNNNNNNNNNNNNNNNNNNNNNNNNNNNNNNNNNNNNNNNNNNNNNNNNNNNNNNNNNNNNNNNNNNNNNNNNNNNNNNNNNNNNNNNNNNNNNNNNNNNNNNNNNNNNNNNNNNNNNNNNNNNNNNNNNNNNNNNNNNNNNNNNNNNNNNNNNNNNNNNNNNNNNNNNNNNNNNNNNNNNNNNNNNNNNNNNNNNNNNNNNNNNNNNNNNAATCCGTTCGCTNNNNNN includes:
- the LOC119592256 gene encoding uncharacterized mitochondrial protein AtMg00860-like — encoded protein: MTVRPSKCEIGFKEFQYLGHTLGDGRCSSQNDKIKKIKDAPRPTTKKQVRSFLGLTGYYRSFVPNFAVLALPLFDLLKKHAPNKIRWGDEQEVAFNSLKKLLCKPHASGESNNANARLMRRAMYLQQFNFAIRYIRERKCRCRFSLSSRGERLAGVGGMHSNRSASESAPE